In a genomic window of Sarcophilus harrisii chromosome 4, mSarHar1.11, whole genome shotgun sequence:
- the MTRF1L gene encoding peptide chain release factor 1-like, mitochondrial isoform X1: protein MRSLLPFRAVRCLWAGGALVRAPSRPVSSGNLQLEELFASGGAMRSFLERLEKPRFQAPSWVQGPELAMATQRLREKERELQETEQLLEDENEDIRKLAENEIISCQKELTKLKQKIILLLIPSEETDENDLILELTAGVGGQEAMLFTSEMFDMYQRYATYKKWHFEVLEYFPSEIGGLRHASASIGGSEVYRHMKFEGGVHRVQRVPKTEKQGRMHTSTMTVAVLPQPSEINLVISPKDLRIETKRASGAGGQHVNTTDSAVRIVHLPTGVATECQQERSQIKNKEMAMKKLRAKLYGMQLEEENNKRYNARKIQIGTKGRSEKIRTYNFPQNRVTDHRISKSLYDIQSFMLGEYLLDELVQSLKEYADYESVTEVISEKC from the exons ATGAGGTCGCTCCTGCCTTTCCGAGCCGTTCGATGCCTATGGGCCGGTGGAGCACTAGTCAGGGCTCCTAGCAGGCCCGTGAGCTCCGGGAACCTTCAGCTGGAGGAGCTCTTTGCCAGCGGCGGCGCCATGAGAAGTTTCCTCGAACGCCTGGAGAAACCCAGGTTCCAGGCCCCATCCTGGGTACAGGGGCCGGAATTGGCGATGGCGACCCAGAGACTGAGGGAGAAGGAGCGGGAACTTCAGGAGACGGAGCAGCTGCTGGAGG ATGAGAATGAAGACATAAGAAAACttgcagaaaatgaaataatatcctGTCAGAAAGAATTAACCAAATTGAAGCAAAAG ATAATCTTACTCTTGATTCCCTCAGAAGAAACAGATGAaaatgatttaatcttagaattaACTGCTGGAGTTGGTGGTCAGGAAGCTATGCTGTTTACTTCAGAGATGTTTGATATGTACCAGCGATATGCTACATATAAAAAATGGCATTTTGAAGTACTGGAATATTTTCCCAGTGAAATAG GTGGCCTAAGACATGCATCTGCCAGTATTGGGGGATCAGAAGTTTATAGACACATGAAGTTTGAAGGAGGCGTGCATCGAGTACAACGAGTTCCGAAAACTGAAAAACAAGGCCGTATGCACACCAGCACAATGACTGTAGCAGTACTGCCCCAGCCTAGTGAA ATTAACCTGGTAATCAGTCCTAAAGATTTACGAATTGAAACTAAGCGAGCTAGTGGAGCTGGGGGTCAGCATGTAAACACTACTGACAGTGCTGTTCGAATAGTCCATCTTCCAACAG GTGTTGCTACTGAATGCCAACAAGAGAGGtctcaaataaaaaataaggaaatggccATGAAAAAGTTACGAGCGAAACTATATGGCATGCAACTAGAAGAGGAGAACAACAAACGATACAATGCTAGGAAGATTCAG atTGGAACCAAAGGAAgatcagaaaaaataagaacatacAATTTTCCACAAAATAGGGTTACAGATCACAGAATAAGCAAATCATTGTATGACATACAAAGTTTCATGTTAGGTGAATATCTACTAGATgaacttgttcagtcattaaaGGAATATGCTGATTATGAATCTGTAACAGAAGTTATTtcagaaaaatgttaa
- the MTRF1L gene encoding peptide chain release factor 1-like, mitochondrial isoform X2, with protein MRSLLPFRAVRCLWAGGALVRAPSRPVSSGNLQLEELFASGGAMRSFLERLEKPRFQAPSWVQGPELAMATQRLREKERELQETEQLLEDENEDIRKLAENEIISCQKELTKLKQKIILLLIPSEETDENDLILELTAGVGGQEAMLFTSEMFDMYQRYATYKKWHFEVLEYFPSEIGGLRHASASIGGSEVYRHMKFEGGVHRVQRVPKTEKQGRMHTSTMTVAVLPQPSEINLVISPKDLRIETKRASGAGGQHVNTTDSAVRIVHLPTEKAREGKRSIKT; from the exons ATGAGGTCGCTCCTGCCTTTCCGAGCCGTTCGATGCCTATGGGCCGGTGGAGCACTAGTCAGGGCTCCTAGCAGGCCCGTGAGCTCCGGGAACCTTCAGCTGGAGGAGCTCTTTGCCAGCGGCGGCGCCATGAGAAGTTTCCTCGAACGCCTGGAGAAACCCAGGTTCCAGGCCCCATCCTGGGTACAGGGGCCGGAATTGGCGATGGCGACCCAGAGACTGAGGGAGAAGGAGCGGGAACTTCAGGAGACGGAGCAGCTGCTGGAGG ATGAGAATGAAGACATAAGAAAACttgcagaaaatgaaataatatcctGTCAGAAAGAATTAACCAAATTGAAGCAAAAG ATAATCTTACTCTTGATTCCCTCAGAAGAAACAGATGAaaatgatttaatcttagaattaACTGCTGGAGTTGGTGGTCAGGAAGCTATGCTGTTTACTTCAGAGATGTTTGATATGTACCAGCGATATGCTACATATAAAAAATGGCATTTTGAAGTACTGGAATATTTTCCCAGTGAAATAG GTGGCCTAAGACATGCATCTGCCAGTATTGGGGGATCAGAAGTTTATAGACACATGAAGTTTGAAGGAGGCGTGCATCGAGTACAACGAGTTCCGAAAACTGAAAAACAAGGCCGTATGCACACCAGCACAATGACTGTAGCAGTACTGCCCCAGCCTAGTGAA ATTAACCTGGTAATCAGTCCTAAAGATTTACGAATTGAAACTAAGCGAGCTAGTGGAGCTGGGGGTCAGCATGTAAACACTACTGACAGTGCTGTTCGAATAGTCCATCTTCCAACAG aaaaagcaagagaaggaaaaaggagcaTTAAAACATGA
- the FBXO5 gene encoding F-box only protein 5, which translates to MSRHRSRCCCCSCSCCSSPLSAAFSSCCSSPGAVTAAESPRPTDRYKQENKDNSPYYSVKMKCDFNCNHVNSGPVLAKPEISKKLESGTPEYFQDFCEDCIKGNRSLSYTGPQNVSPRIVELITENKPVHNKENQILQRLDASSESEELESSRLYEDSGYSSFSHQNSPSEQEYDSLLLSRNFIVSPKPCLLQNQSTGQFPNKNLLPILHFEEVVCSTLKKNAKRNPKVDWETVERIVAHGDFGLHNVIGRKMGLDRLDVLSELFQRGLKHILINILKHLSELDLINVARVSATWKKILKDNKGAFHLYSTAMKKATENTAKFSPHAATREYVLVRAALASVQKSTTQAPNGSKKVSQLKLSDQGVSTYSRHNEFSEVAKTLKKNESLKACIHCNSPAKYDPYLQRATCKRESCGFDFCTRCLCNYHITKDCLNEKTLKANSKVGPLPGSKKSKKNLRRL; encoded by the exons ATGAGCCGCCACCGCAGCCGCTGCTGCTGTTGCTCCTGCTCTTGCTGCTCCTCACCTCTTTCGGCTGCATTCTCCTCCTGCTGCAGCAGCCCCGGCGCCGTTACGGCCGCAGAGTCCCCGCGCCCGACTGACA GATATAAACAAGAGAATAAAGACAACAGCCCTTACTATTCTGTTAAAATGAAATGTGATTTTAATTGTAACCATGTTAACTCTGGGCCTGTATTAGCAAAGCCTGAGATTAGCAAAAAACTGGAATCTGGTACTCCTGAATATTTCCAAGATTTTTGTGAAGACTGTATTAAAGGCAATAGAAGCCTGTCCTATACTGGACCCCAGAATGTGAGCCCCAGAATTGTAGAACTGATAACTGAAAACAAGCCAGTACAcaacaaggaaaatcaaatactACAGAGGCTTGATGCTTCAAGTGAATCAGAAGAATTGGAAAGCAGTAGACTTTATGAGGACAGTGGCtactcttcattttctcatcaaaATAGTCCTAGTGAACAGGAATATGACAGCCTTCTCTTGTCTCGGAATTTCATTGTCAGCCCCAAACCCTGCCTTCTACAGAACCAAAGCACCGGACAATTTCCAAATAAGAACTTGTTGCCAATCCTTCATTTTGAGGAAGTGGTTTGTTCGACTTTAAAAAAGAATGCCAAGAGAAACCCTAAAGTAGATTGGGAAACAGTGGAAAGAATAGTTGCCCATGGAGATTTTGGACTACATAATGTAATTGGTAGAAAAATGGGCTTAGATCGACTGGATGTTCTCAGTGAACTCTTCCAAAGGGGACTCAAAcatatcttaataaatattttaaaacacctCAGTGAGCTGGATTTGATCAA tGTGGCCAGAGTGAGTGCAACATGGAAGAAGATTCTGAAAGACAATAAAGGGGCTTTCCACTTATATAGTACAGCAATGAAAAAAGCTact gaaAATACTGCAAAATTTTCACCTCATGCTGCAACTAGAGAATATGTTCTGGTCAGGGCTGCATTAGCTTCTGTTCAGAAATCAACAACACAGGCTCCTAATGGCTCCAAAAAAGTATCTCAGCTCAAATTATCTGATCAGGGAGTTTCTACCTACAGCCGACACAATGAGTTTtctgag GTTGCCAAGAccttaaaaaagaatgaaagccTAAAAGCCTGTATCCATTGCAACTCACCTGCAAAATACGACCCCTATTTGCAGAGGGCAACATGCAAACGAGAAAGCTGTGGCTTTGATTTTTGTACAAGATGTTTATGCAATTATCATATCACCAAAGACTGTTTAAATGAAAAGACCCTAAAAGCAAACTCTAAAGTGGGACCTCTTCCTGGtagtaaaaaaagcaaaaagaatttacGAAGGTTATGA